The genomic region tttaaaaccttttaaaagggatgtacaaagacaaaaatataacaataGTGGTGGTGGATCTACACATAATTTTCTATACgttctattttttttatatttgaaaACCATTTTTATAAATTTATGGGTAGATCTGCCACCactgttgttatatttttgtctttatgtatcttttaaaaagttttttttctgcagctaCTTGTTCTTCTGCCTTTTAACAGCCACAGCAGCAAAAGTTACGCACAGATGTTTCTCAGAACACTTCCTAGTCCTCCTGTGGTTCCTGCCATCCCTACTTCTGCTGATCTAGGCAGATGGCATCAATGGCCCCCTCTCAGAAATCTTGTGGTACTAGCTGTTGAGGTACCTGTTAAGGCATGAGGGGGAAATCCTCCCATCGCCTTATTGTTAGTCTTGGCAGGAATACTTATTCTCATCTTAAGCTGTCCACCAAGAAGAGCTGATAACCCAGAAATAACTCATTTTTACTTGATGTCTATCTCTTGACAATTTACAGCTCCATGTTAATAGGCGTCACGTTTCctaattgaaaaaaatatcttgTCAATCTGTAGATACCCAGTAaagttttttcctttgtttcagcCACTAAGTCTACACCAATCAGTACTCTGCATCCTGAAGGAGGCCAGAAGAGCAGTAATAATCTGGTAACTATTACTGGCATATCTCTGTGCTTGTCTATCATCTTTGCAACCATCCTTATCACTTTGTGGAGGAAGCTTTGCAAGGCTCACAAGTGTCGCACCCCCGTGCGCTGTGATTCTGCCCACTCACCCGGCTTCCGGAAGAATTCCGATGAGGAGAATATCTGCCAAGAGAGACGGCAGCGAGAGAGCTTTTCTGAGGGGAGAGAAGCCCCTTGTTCGGAATCTCTTGAGATACCTTTAAATTTCAGGAGAAGTCGCCATTTTGCCCATgaagaagaacaaggaggagAAGTTTCTGGCACTGAGAGCTTTCAGGCCAGTGCTCAAAAAATAATCCCACCTATTTTCAGCTATCGCCTAGCTCAGCAGCAGTtgaaagaaatgaagaagaagggtCTCACAGAAACAACCCAGGTTTATCACGTTTCCCAGAACCCTCTGGTGGACACTATGAGCACAGAAAACCAAGAGGCAACGGCGACAGCAAATAAGTTCAGAATCAAGTCTCCTTTTCTGGAGCAGCCACCCAACCTTCTCAATGTATCTGGGGaacggccatgttctagcatgGATTTTAAACTGCCACGGGCCCGTCGTATCCTGAGCCCCAGCCAGACCTTAATTCATCAGCTAAGATATGAAGACAGAGGAGAGCAGCTAGGAACAGGCTACCCAAGATGCTCACAGTTCCGCCGGACAGCTAGTTTTCACGAAACAAGAAAAGCCAAGCCATTCAGAAAGAGAAGCATGTCGACCCTTCCACCACGTCAGACCCCACACTACCCTTGCCGGCCCAGAACAAGGGACCTTGTTCCAGACGAACAATATCATCTTAAATCTAAAGAGATCGTTGAGAATATAGAAGAGCTCCCCCTGTATCACAACACTGCTTCAGCTAATGAACCTTTGACCTATGAGCCACAGATTCCCCACCAATGGGAATCTCCTGGGAAAAAACTAGATCTAGTCAGTAGTCGTCAGACTACTACTTCCCAGGTACTATGTGCTGAAAGACCAGAGcagaagagaaacagaaaggTCCCTTTCCAGAACCACAGGGATAGTTGGAAGAAAGAAACTCTCATATTATCTGTCAGAGAGAGCCAACAGAGAGTGAATACGCTCAGCCCTTCCCAGTACAGAAAGAGCAAATGCCAGAGCTTTCCATCAGACCCCAAATACCACTTTTATGACAACACTTCTTTTGGTCTAACCGAATCGGAACTGCAAATCATTGATCTGCCTGGATATTTTGGCTCCAACGAAGGAGATGAAACAAGTACTCTAAGCATGGAAAAACTGGTGCTTTGAATGGCATTCCGTTGACACAGAAGAAACTGTATGGTGATTGGCCAAAATGTGGTGAATGACTTTTAAAGTAACGCAACCGTAGGATTCAATTTCCATCTCTGCCGCAAAACGACCCAGTTGTTACTGCTATTCCCACTTTTGTGAATACACACCTAACTGCCTAGGAAAAGATTGTGAAAATGGATACTCTGACATACAGATAAGTTCCAGATTTTTCTACTGTGTTGCCATATTCACTGATCCTGTCACAGCTGGTTTATGAACTGATCCCAGATGCTCCTTAGCAGGACCAACAGTTTATAAGGTTGGGTTCCAGGGCCCAAGTGGTAGTTCTTATCCAACAGCCAGTTACAGCAGCCGCCCTTTGCAATAATTCTCTCTCTTATCCCAGTTCTTCGTTTGAGCAATTGGGGAGGGCGTACATGTGGCACCGGCACTCAGAGGCCCATCTGAGTAAACATGGATTGGGCACCTATGCGTGTGATAAATTTGCAGTGAGATTATAGAGGTACTTGGGGAACCACCAGACTGCTTTGCCTCCATGAGCTTAACAGGGgagctcttttattttaattgtggtttGCTTTCCAGAAACGACACCAGCTTGTTAGCTTTCCAGATTTAGCAAAGCTCTGCTTCCAGTTATAAATTAGTCCTCTTGTTCACAGAAACAGGAGAACCACCTTCAGAACTCTACAGGAAATGTATCCTTCCAGACCCCAAGAGACTACTACTGAAGTACCAGCAGAAAATTCTATTTTGATTACATATTTTGGACTTATTCTCTCCCATGACCAGTGGACAAATTGATCTAGCAGGTTGCTCCTGTATGTTTGTACCCTCCCGCTCCCCGAAAGTATAAATGAGAAAAGAAGCACAAACAGTTTAGAAAGTAGTTTATACTACATGGATTAAAAAATACTGATACAAAAATAAAGGAACTTTTCATATAACTACATTTCCTAATACTTGGGTTGGGGAAGACATGTTTTCCATTATTGCTGCCAGTTCCTTAATTTCATTCCACAGATTATGAATATGCACACAATCATTTTATCCTATAGCATCGCTATTTGCACTTTTTTGAGGGAGAGGTCTCAGGTAATATATGGCCCAGGTGCTATGTTCAAACATCCACTCCCAGCAAAGATGTGCAGGGTTTTGTTAGAATATCAacatgttctatttttaaaaaacatattttaatttactcaaaataaaatgtaattcttCTAGGAAAAGAGACAAAGTCTGCTTCTATTAGATTTCCCACTTTGGgttttccttcccctccaaacCTTCCAGAGCCAATAAACTATATAATGGGAAGGACTCTgatacatcattttttaaaaaaaggattgttGTGCCAAATGGTTTCTCTTTgggggaaatgttttaattttgggaATAAGGGGAAGGTATTCCGTGCACTCAACGAAGAAAAATGGATTATACAATTTTTTGCAGAATTGATCACTGCTGGATGGTTTACaacattttcatattttgtttttgcaggacaaaagggtttttttctgtaaTTGAGAATGTTGCATCTGTTTCGAATTAGGAAAACAAGCTTGAGGACTGTTTTACACATTTCTCTGGGTAAACTGAGCAACACCTTCCTTCTTAGTTCTGGCTGGTTGACAGTTCTATTCTCCCCTCAACAGTAACCTGTTTCTGCTAGTCTGTGCTACAGAGGAAAAGCCATAGGAACATGATTCTTTACCTGGCCAATTAGCAGAATCAGACAATCAACTGCTACGAGAAGCCCAAAGCAGAACACAGCATGGGAACTGCCCCATAGCTCATGATGTGTTCGCTGTAAAAATTTTAGAAGTCGCTGCTGAGCCGGTGTAGCTCTAGTTTTGTCACTTGCAATTGAACTGATCTTTAAATCTAACTGAAGAATGCATATAATACCTAAAAGGATTTATTTGCGCTGTATACTGTCTTTGACATGCATACTGGGATCGCTTTAGTGTTCACCATCTCCACTCTGTATGTCAACAAAAGACAGGAGCCTGATCTTCATGGCGGTGTATTTGAGAGAATACCACAGCCCTCGCCATGTTGCCCAAACGACTCCGTTGTCAGTGGAACCGGTATATTCCCCGTTGTTATAATATTGTCCGTTGAGGTTTGCTGCATGGCATCTGGTGGACATGAAGGGAGGAGAGGTCAAAACAAGGGGTTAGCAGAGGACAAAACTTCGGCACAAATTCATAAAGCTACTGTTGTGAATACTTAAGTTTGCTTTCAGTGTTATGATCTTGTTGAAAAAACATAAAGCAAAAAGTTACTCCTCCCTCAGTCTTCTCTGTGCAAAACCTTGGTTACCTCATAAACCAAATATGGGTACAGTGTAAAACAACAAGGACAAACAAAACAACTGTGCCCCTGGCTGCCATGTCAAAGATCACTCTCAAGCCTAGAAGGTGCAAAAGAAATTTAAAGTGCAGTGCaatcaaaatatatacaaatatggCAAAATATTCCCATGTCATAAATCCATATCATAACCTAGCAGCTTACAATCAATGTAAACAAGTTGCATATATAAGGTAGGTGAACAAACACCATCCAAATACCATAAGCTGCCAGAATGTAATCCAACTGGTGAAGTCTTTATGCACACTGGAAAGACACAAAATCTCTATGCGTGCACTTGAGGTACAATACTAAGTTCCCTCGGTGACTTCCCAGTAGATTTAAAGACAAAACGCAGTCAAGCAAGGTTCCATAGGGTCAGAGCCATGAAAGTTCATAACCGTTAAGTCCAAAACGGGCTTCTATGGTAAAAGATCCATGTTTTCAACAATGTCTTCTTCAGTGGAATAGTATATCAGAAAACTATATTGCATGAGCCACAATTTCATCTTATGCGTGATCAGACAGACCTCTGAAATCCTTATCTCCCATGTTTGGAGCAACTATACAAGGGACCAAGTAAACTGATTCAGCTTCTAGAGCCCGCTCGTCCTGTCGTGTTTCACATAACTTGTCAACTCACCTGTTATACCACCACCCGCTTTTGTTCTCTTCTGCACAGTTGCCTTTCAGGAACCTGTCGTTGTCCTTGTCATAGGTGGAGAACTGCATTCCACTGAGTGATGCCGACCACTGTTGCTCATAGTTGCCCCCTCCAGATAAAGCATCCCCTGCAGTCCCAGAGAAGGTGCCAAACCATATCCTATACTTATCCTACAAGTAATGCCATGAAAAACATCTGTTAAGAAGGGTCAGATATGAGTAACCAATTACATGGTCCAGTGTACAGAAAGACATCTCCATCTAGAGACCTTCATTagtcttccttatgaggagaggctgcagcgtttgggacactttagtttggagaggagacgtctgaggggggatatgattgaagtctataaaattatgcatgggatagaaaatgttgaaagagagacattttcctctctttctcacactactagaaccaggaggcatacattgaaaatgctggggggaagaattaggactaataaaaggaaacacttcttcacgcaatgtgtggttggtgtttggaatatgctgccacaggaggtggtgatggccactaagctttaaaaggggcttggacagatttatggaggagaagtcgatttatggctaccaatcttgatcctctttgatctgagattgcaaatgccttaacagaccaggtgatcgggagcaacagccgcagaagg from Sphaerodactylus townsendi isolate TG3544 linkage group LG01, MPM_Stown_v2.3, whole genome shotgun sequence harbors:
- the THSD1 gene encoding thrombospondin type-1 domain-containing protein 1, producing the protein MTQALKEFSNLLLVVLCDYVLGAVEYLLLEQPTHVVFSNSTVSLEFRYYHGENVTLKNTSISLLEAGTNQTVAKKELPQSQDQDIVVFECYHFKTAGSYWFRMVSEISNGTDTRWNEERLPLSVTWPEFHIDLRRTSERLGNSLQLGLFTNEHLCQINKTVISLDVIMTSSLYDLGTLISNETVGLRTSKELFLSRSQWVTVDCHVVGLLAYVAALLKPVKSHSIIASTGPVDIVHRFGYKIIVTQETMCESSIVVSVVPPPCTSAVGHIAVFKDPLEPLSPKAPRILENIVNTEANRIEFNCTMFDEGTNKYCFEFRRSSRIESPPRAKECVLILRNIGHWSVWQAWSPCSVTCGDGVRERYRECLASFPVLLKQGCNGKNQEISPCSLEECSTTKSTPISTLHPEGGQKSSNNLVTITGISLCLSIIFATILITLWRKLCKAHKCRTPVRCDSAHSPGFRKNSDEENICQERRQRESFSEGREAPCSESLEIPLNFRRSRHFAHEEEQGGEVSGTESFQASAQKIIPPIFSYRLAQQQLKEMKKKGLTETTQVYHVSQNPLVDTMSTENQEATATANKFRIKSPFLEQPPNLLNVSGERPCSSMDFKLPRARRILSPSQTLIHQLRYEDRGEQLGTGYPRCSQFRRTASFHETRKAKPFRKRSMSTLPPRQTPHYPCRPRTRDLVPDEQYHLKSKEIVENIEELPLYHNTASANEPLTYEPQIPHQWESPGKKLDLVSSRQTTTSQVLCAERPEQKRNRKVPFQNHRDSWKKETLILSVRESQQRVNTLSPSQYRKSKCQSFPSDPKYHFYDNTSFGLTESELQIIDLPGYFGSNEGDETSTLSMEKLVL